From the genome of Triticum aestivum cultivar Chinese Spring chromosome 3B, IWGSC CS RefSeq v2.1, whole genome shotgun sequence, one region includes:
- the LOC123068767 gene encoding uncharacterized protein isoform X3, which produces MSDEADTSNDGDMGNDMHDFHDELMGNENLESEESQDSHGFAGTSKISKHNNATELVDENLESEEVQGNHGLAATSKTRPRTGEKRRVRGKNKCKEVADLMESQKIKVRFYNNCALCKSFARHLGRIVRNPRIAPMRVKEWSNITDAARKHIFDAIKDKFENIDNNIAIDVYKHEILDHVKKLWINWRGDLHRHFVKPNKTMQEAMKKVPKDIPKDDWEWLVKEHFFSKEFLKKSKRNTQNRANLKMLHRSGSKPFRQIIWDMGGKENKPPSMDKLFSETHKKGTDFPDSTTSAKHAQIKTIVQSNPGLSNDEVMQKCDTSKRRDRVVGFGGGIRAPDL; this is translated from the exons ATGAGTGATGAAGCTGATACCAGCAATGATGGTGACATGGGAAATGATATGCATGATTTTCATG ATGAATTAATGGGTAATGAAAATCTGGAAAGTGAAGAATCCCAGGATAGCCATGGCTTTGCAGGTACCTCAAAGATTAGTAAGCACAACAATGCAACTGAATTAGTTGATGAAAATCTGGAAAGTGAAGAAGTGCAGGGTAACCATGGCCTTGCAGCTACGTCCAAGACTA GACCTCGAACAGGTGAAAAGCGTAGGGTCCGTGggaaaaataaatgcaaggaagtAGCTGATCTCATGGAGTCCCAAAAAATTAAAGTCCGATTTTACAATAATTGTGCGCTTTGCAAAAGTTTTGCACGACACTTGGGTAGAATCGTCCGTAATCCTAGAATTGCCCCGATGAGGGTAAAGGAATGGTCCAATATTACTGATGCAGCTCGGAAACATATATTTGATGCAATTAAG GACAAGTTCGAAAATATTGACAACAACATTGCAATAGATGTGTACAAACATGAGATATTAGACCATGTCAAGAAACTTTGGATCAACTGGCGTGGAGACTTGCACCGGCATTTTGTGAAACCCAACAAGACTATGCAGGAGGCTATGAAAAAGGTACCTAAAGATATTCCGAAGGATGACTGGGAATGGCTTGTGAAGGAGCATTTTTTCAGCAAGGAGTTTCTG AAAAAGAGCAAGAGAAACACCCAAAACAGAGCTAACCTCAAAATGCTTCACCGATCTGGCAGTAAACCCTTTAGACAGATAATTTGGGACATG GGAGGAAAGGAAAACAAGCCACCGAGTATGGATAAACTATTTTCAGAGACACACAAGAAGGGTACAGACTTCCCTGATTCTACAACCTCCGCCAAACAT GCACAAATTAAGACCATAGTTCAGTCGAATCCTGGTCTTTCAAATGATGAAGTCATGCAGAAATGTGACACATCTAAGCGGCGTGATCGCGTAGTTGGCTTTGGTGGTGGAATTAGAGCACCAGATTTGTGA
- the LOC123068767 gene encoding uncharacterized protein isoform X2, with product MQAQIPVTLCKLEKEFPLSFFDVMMHLPVHLANEALVGGPTIYRWMYLFERQIKCLKSLVRNLARPEASIAEGYIAEEFISLCSSYLDDVETKHNRPGRINDAPGDDNYYLSIFNPDGRPSGGRKPRDLNLLEAEQAHIYVLRNCDEVQPYISEYSSSQDGCSLQPFTTMWNQKFNQWFKEKVASLHEHDKSELTEDLLALSRGPLENVTCFTGYDMNGFRYRVQSRDRHLCTQNSGVAVLSEQGDNGNTVEYYGILTEIVELQYLGGRRVTLFRCNWIDVFDKEHGIKKDNKHGIVSLNLQRLLLTDEPFVLASQVSQVFFVKDNLIKGWHAVVKNPSRHAYSVPHGQSDDEAYEAEPDNGDEDDLLQNSTTSRRNRTT from the exons ATGCAGGCCCAAATACCTGTGACACTATGTAAGCTTGAAAAGGAATTCCCActgtccttttttgatgtcatgATGCATCTGCCTGTTCATTTGGCTAATGAGGCTCTTGTTGGTGGACCTACAATATATCGGTGGATGTATCTCTTTGAGAGACAAATAAAGTGTCTGAAATCGCTAGTGCGAAATTTGGCACGACCTGAAGCTTCCATTGCAGAGGGATACATTGCAGAAGAGTTCATTTCATTGTGCTCTAGTTATTTGGATGATGTCGAGACAAAGCATAATCGACCAGGCAGAATCAATGATGCACCAGGGGATGACAACTATTATTTGTCAATATTCAATCCGGATGGAAGGCCATCCGGTGGTCGTAAACCTAGAGATCTTAATCTTCTTGAAGCAGAGCAAGCTCATATTTATGTTTTGAGAAATTGTGATGAAGTTCAACCATATATCAG TGAGTACTCCAGTAGTCAAGATGGATGTTCACTGCAACCATTTACCACCATGTGGAACCAGAAGTTCAATCAGTGGTTCAAAGAGAAG GTAGCCAGCTTGCACGAACATGATAAGAGTGAGCTCACCGAAGACCTTTTGGCACTATCACGTGGTCCATTGGAAAATGTAACATGTTTTACTGGCTATGACATGAATGGATTCAGATATCGTGTTCAAAGTCGAGATAGACACCTCTGCACACAGAACAGTGGGGTGGCTGTACTTTCAGAACAAGGGGATAATGGTAATACAGTAGAATATTATGGCATATTGACAGAGATAGTCGAACTGCAATACTTAGGTGGAAGGCGTGTGACATTATTCCGTTGCAACTGGATTGACGTATTTGACAAAGAGCATGGGATTAAGAAAGACAACAAGCATGGAATCGTTAGTCTTAACCTGCAGCGTTTGCTTCTGACAGATGAGCCTTTCGTTCTGGCTAGCCAAGTCTCTCAAGTATTTTTTGTCAAGGATAATCTTATAAAAGGATGGCATGCAGTCGTGAAAAATCCATCACGTCATGCTTACAGTGTACCACATGGACAGTCTGATGATGAAGCCTATGAAGCTGAACCTGACAATGGCGATGAAGACGACTTGCTTCAAAATTCGACAACATCACGTAGAAATAGAACAACATGA
- the LOC123068767 gene encoding uncharacterized protein isoform X1 — protein MLLEYLRKAFLPQNSTLPNSYYEAKKTIQELGLSYRKIDACTNHCMLYWKEDINAESCKVCGASRWKEDKRTGTTLHSAKGKKIPQKTMQYFPLKPRLQRMFMCQKTAESFRWHAEGRVDDGVLRCPADSKAWKYFDAKNIPFAKEIRNLRFCLSSDGFQPYKTTLTSYSIWPVFLVPLNLPPWMCIKQENVMLSMLIPGLDGPGDAIDIYLQPLVEELIELWNEGVDTYDASMKTSFTLRAALLWMVHDFPGYANLSGYSTKGKLACPVCHSGTCSLRLKNGGKFCYMGHRRFLHKNHRWRKDKKSFDGTIETREPPTPLTGQNVMDQVADLEGIILSKDASKKTKVSHDERGDSWNKRSIFCNLPYFKTLLLCHNLDVMHIEKNICDSIMATIMDVKGKTKDNINSRRDLQLMKIRPGMHPDKEGDKPTFPSAPFTLLPPNKILFLRFFKDLEVPDGFCSNLGRCTNMKEKKKFRTEEPRLPCYTKSFTSSSTAWTCSPEYL, from the coding sequence ATGCTGTTGGAATATCTGCGGAAGGCTTTCCTACCACAAAACTCTACTTTGCCAAATTCTTATTATGAAGCTAAAAAAACTATTCAGGAACTAGGACTGAGTTACAGGAAAATTGATGCTTGCACGAATCATTGCATGCTCTACTGGAAAGAAGATATAAATGCGGAGTCGTGCAAGGTGTGTGGAGCATCTAGATGGAAAGAGGACAAGCGCACAGGCACCACTCTGCACTCGGCAAAAGGGAAGAAGATTCCACAAAAAACAATGCAGTATTTTCCCTTAAAGCCAAGGCTGCAAAGGATGTTCATGTGCCAGAAAACTGCTGAATCCTTTAGGTGGCATGCGGAGGGCAGGGTAGATGATGGTGTCCTTAGATGCCCTGCTGACTCGAAAGCTTGGAAATATTTTGATGCAAAAAACATCCCATTTGCAAAAGAAATTCGCAATCTTAGGTTTTGTCTATCTTCTGATGGTTTCCAACCATATAAAACCACGCTAACATCTTATAGCATCTGGCCCGTATTCCTTGTTCCCCTAAATTTGCCCCCATGGATGTGCATTAAACAAGAAAATGTGATGTTGTCCATGTTGATTCCAGGGCTTGATGGTCCTGGTGATGCAATTGATATTTATCTGCAACCACTTGTAGAGGAACTTATTGAACTATGGAACGAGGGAGTTGACACTTATGATGCATCaatgaaaacaagtttcacactgCGTGCAGCACTTCTGTGGATGGTCCATGACTTCCCTGGCTATGCCAACCTGTCTGGATATAGCACAAAAGGAAAATTGGCTTGTCCGGTATGCCACAGTGGGACTTGTTCATTAAGGCTTAAAAATGGTGGGAAGTTCTGTTACATGGGTCATCGACGCTTTCTTCATAAAAACCATAGGTGGAGGAAAGATAAAAAATCTTTTGATGGTACCATAGAAACCAGAGAACCACCAACACCCTTGACAGGACAAAATGTGATGGACCAAGTGGCTGATCTAGAGGGGATTATCTTGTCTAAGGATGCAAGTAAGAAGACAAAGGTGTCCCACGATGAGAGAGGAGATAGCTGGAACAAAAGAAGTATATTTTGTAATTTGCCATATTTCAAAACTCTCTTGTTGTGCCAtaaccttgatgtcatgcatatagAAAAGAATATATGTGATAGTATCATGGCAACAATTATGGATGTCAAAGGAAAAACGAAGGATAACATAAATTCTCGGCGTGATTTGCAACTAATGAAAATAAGGCCAGGTATGCATCCGGACAAGGAAGGGGACAAGCCTACTTTTCCATCTGCGCCTTTCACTTTGCTTCCACCCAATAAGATTTTGTTCCTTCGGTTTTTTAAGGACCTCGAAGTTCCAGAtggattttgttcaaaccttggccgctgcactaatatgaaagagaaaaaaaaattcaggACTGAAGAGCCACGACTGCCATGTTATACTAAATCATTTACTTCCTCTAGCACTGCGTGGACTTGTTCCCCAGAATATTTATGA
- the LOC123064897 gene encoding uncharacterized protein encodes MEVCMVVHAPVSPSGASAEPQNSPVHRDSSPKCSVEMHLMEQADSKVEFAHHTTDEESKNVQGDIMVEFVPDTINQEAEKRPDEERSSDVSITDVDEDSIEYLRRQVVEDSEEEDKQDEVYQKVRKEFNERRASDAALRREARARNASRHKSNLNKIRRDFLRIYIPDYYKIVEK; translated from the exons ATGGAAGTCTGCATGGTCGTTCATGCCCCTGTATCTCCGTCTGGCGCCTCTGCTGAACCACAAAATTCCCCCGTCCACCGCGACTCGTCCCCAAAATGCTCGGTAGAGATGCACTTGATGGAGCAAGCAGATTCCAAGGTTGAGTTTGCTCACCATACTACGGATGAAGAG AGCAAGAATGTGCAAGGAGACATCATGGTTGAGTTTGTTCCAGATACAATTAATCAGGAGGCAGAAAAGCGTCCTGATGAAgaacggagcagcgatgtctcaaTAACCGATGTCGATGAAGACTCTATTGAGTACCTGCGTAGGCAAGTTGTCGAAGACTCCGAGGAAGAAGACAAGCAAGATGAAGTATACCAGAAGGTCAGGAAGGAATTTAATGAAAGACGTGCTAGTGATGCTGCTTTGAGGAGGGAAGCAAGAGCCAGGAATGCATCTAGGCATAAGAGTAATCTGAACAAAATACGTAGAGACTTTTTGCGAATTTATATTCCTGACTACTACAAGATCGTGGAAAAATAA